A stretch of Argiope bruennichi chromosome 10, qqArgBrue1.1, whole genome shotgun sequence DNA encodes these proteins:
- the LOC129987437 gene encoding uridine 5'-monophosphate synthase-like: MRMSSRTNLLRQLLEINIFQLGEFTLKSGLLSPVYIDLRGIIAYPNIVKQLAEEIHSREKEASLTTDVVCGVPYTALPIASIYSVLYQIPMVMKRKEAKSYGTKKMVEGITQKGVRCLIIEDIVTSGSSVIETAEVLRKEGLIVTDCIVILDRQQGAEENVTKAGIKLHSLFNINEIFATYCSINKVEQPLIESVTRFLKDNSYVPIKNNQSLPKLLFEERAKICNQSVAKALFEIIASKKSNLCVAVDSLYAKTLLDLADQLGPHICMLKTHIDILEDFSDDVPVKLKELAQKHKFLIFEDRKLADIGNTVQHQYGNGIYKIKQWADIVTVHGIPGSGIIEALKSASQSEKRSCVLIAEMSSKGTLTDESYMKKIAEMAENHQDYVIGFISQHKVSENPNFIQMSPGVNIAVSGDSLGQQYRSPEDAVSDGADVIIVGRGICSASDVIAAATEYKNRSYVAYINRCSKC, from the coding sequence aTGAGAATGTCTTCTCGAACAAATTTACTTCGTCagcttttggaaataaatattttccagttGGGAGAATTTACTCTTAAAAGTGGATTGCTTTCTCCTGTTTATATTGACTTACGGGGTATAATTGCTTACCCCAATATAGTGAAGCAATTAGCCGAAGAAATTCATTCCAGGGAAAAAGAAGCCAGCTTAACCACCGATGTTGTGTGTGGAGTTCCATACACCGCGCTACCCATTGCTTCCATTTATTCTGTTTTGTACCAAATTCCTATGGTAATGAAACGTAAAGAAGCTAAAAGTTATGGAACGAAGAAGATGGTAGAAGGTATAACGCAAAAAGGTGTAAGATGTCTCATAATCGAAGATATTGTAACTAGTGGTTCTAGTGTCATAGAAACTGCTGAAGTTTTGAGAAAAGAAGGTTTAATAGTGACAGATTGTATTGTCATTCTGGATAGACAACAAGGAGCAGAAGAAAATGTGACTAAAGCAGGAATAAAACTGCATTCCttgtttaatattaatgaaatctttgCTACTTATTGTTCGATAAACAAAGTTGAACAACCATTGATTGAAAGTGTGACACGCTTCTTGAAAGATAATAGTTATGTacctattaaaaataatcagtcaCTTCCTAAATTGCTTTTTGAAGAAAGGGCAAAAATCTGCAATCAATCAGTAGCTAAAgcactttttgaaattatagcaTCAAAGAAATCTAATCTTTGTGTTGCTGTGGATTCATTATATGCTAAGACGCTTTTAGATCTTGCTGATCAGTTGGGTCCACATATTTGCATGCTAAAAACACATATTGATATTCTTGAAGATTTCTCGGATGATGTgcctgtaaaattaaaagaactggCTCAAAAACATAAGTTTTTAATCTTTGAAGACAGAAAGTTAGCTGATATAGGCAATACAGTTCAGCACCAGTATGGAAATggcatttacaaaataaaacagtgGGCTGATATTGTCACTGTCCATGGAATACCTGGTAGTGGAATAATTGAGGCTCTAAAATCTGCTTCCCAAAGTGAAAAGAGGTCATGTGTCCTCATTGCAGAAATGAGCTCGAAAGGTACCTTAACAGATGAAagctatatgaaaaaaattgccgAAATGGCAGAGAATCATCAAGACTATGTTATAGGCTTTATAAGTCAACATAAAGTGTctgaaaatccaaattttattcagatgAGTCCAGGTGTCAATATTGCAGTTTCTGGTGATTCATTAGGCCAGCAATACAGATCCCCTGAAGATGCTGTGTCAGATGGAGCTGATGTAATTATTGTTGGCCGAGGAATTTGTTCTGCATCAGATGTTATTGCAGCAGCCACTGAGTACAAAAACAGAAGTTATGTTGCTTATATAAATAGATGTTCCaagtgttaa